CACTCCTCCGCCCGCTAAAATCAACGCGGGAAGAATAGAAAATAAATCGAAACCGTCCGGGATAGAATTCATTTCAGAGCCTCATCATCTCCCTCGGGAGAGGTTTCTTTTTCTTTTCGGATCAATGCCGAGCAACGCGGATGATTGTCGCTCTGCACAGAATTATTGATCGGATATTTGCGGGTCGACGCGGGTAACGCGTATTTACTCGGAAATTCCTTCAGGCGTTCTTCGTAACAGCCCGGCTCTTCACCGAGCGATCGGTACGATACGTATTTTCTTGCATTATCCACGGTTTTTCCGTTCAGATCCGTTTCCTTAAACGAACTCGCGGTACGATCTTGGATCACCTTCGCAGAGACGGAATTTAATGCGACTTTGACGGAAGGTTCCAATACTTTCAAAAACGGTTTCGGATAGATTCCGATCCAAAAAATCATTACGACGGTTGGAATCAAAATGATCCATTCTTTCAGGCTGAGATCGTGATGATCGATCAGATTTTTTGTGGGTTCTCCGAAAAGCATTCGTTTTGCGAACAACAATAGATAACCCGCGGCGAACACGACTCCGGTTGCGGCTAACGCTCCGTAGACGACGTTGGCTTTGATACTTCCGAGGATGATCAGAAATTCCCCGATAAAACTGTTGGTTCCGGGAACTCCCAAGGAAGAAAAAATCGCGATCGCAAAAAAAACAGAAAATACCGGCAGCAATTTGGACAATCCTCCGGCTTTCGCAATATCGTTATTTCCGATCCTTTCATGCAACATTCCAAGCATAAAGAAGAGCATCCCCGCGGTGAACCCGTGGTTGAGCATCTGCAACATTCCACCGGCCATCCCTTCCTCGGTAAAACTCAAGATTCCGAGCATACAAAAACTCATGTGAGAAAGAGAAGAGAACGCTACGACTCGTTTCGAGTTTTCCTGAGCCATCGCGATCACGGCTCCGTAGATGATTCCGGCGATACAAAGCCCCCCGAGTAGTTCTCTGTATTCCAACATTTCTTCGGGGAACAGCGGAATCGCAAGTCGAACAAATCCGTATAATCCGATTTTCAATAAAATCCCGGAAAGATCCACCGAACCGACCGTAGGCGCCTGAGAGTGAACGTCGGGCATCCAGGTATGAAGAGGAAACAAAGGCACCTTGATCGCAAACGCGAGCACGAACGCAAAGAACATAAACAAGCGGATGTTCTTTGGAATTTCGGGAAGAAGTCCGGTCGAAAGGTCTTCGATCACGATCGTTCCCGTTTTAAAATACAATATTAGAATTCCCGCAAGCATCAACACCGATCCTGTAAACGAAAAAATCAAATACTTGATCGCCGCCTTGACCCGCTGATCCTCCCCCCAAATTCCGACCATCAATACCATGGGAGAAACCATCGCTTCCCAGAAGATGTAAAACAACACGAGGTTTCCGGACAGGAATACGCCGTGAACGCTCATCTCCACGATCATTAGATAAACATAAAATTCGCGAATACGATTCGTGATGCTCGACCAGGTGGCGAGAGTCGAAAGAAAGAAAAGCAAAGAGGACATTCCGCAGAGCAGAAGACTGAATCCGTCGAGTCCGATATGATAGTCCACTCTCAGATTTCCGGAAACCACGATTCCCCAGATACGATCCACGAATTGAAGCGCGGAGTTGGAAGGATCGTATTTAAAATACAATCCTACTATGATTAAAAACGGAACGAGAGTAAACGATCCGGAAATCAATCTCAGCCAACCCACCCGATTGGACAAAAATAAAAACGGAACTCCGATCAGAGGCAGAAATAAAAAGATACTCAGTATATACGGCGGGAAATCCAAGTTACAGCCCCCTCATTAGAAAAAAGGAAAGAATGACTACCGTTCCGAGCACGATCAAAATCGCGTAATCGACTACAATTCCCGTTTGAACCCGTCTTAAAACCAGTGAGATCGCAACCGCAAACCTTCCCGTACCTCTCAGTATCAAATCCAAGAAATTTCTTTCCACATGGTCAGCTAAAAATTTTCCGAGCAGTAAAATCGGATCCGCGATAAAGTTTTTGTAAAACTCGTCGATGTAGTATTTCTGCGAAAAGATTCTTTTCACGCCCGTGTGCGATTCTTCTGCTTCGGGTAGCCTTTTTCCGGTTAAAAAAATCGTTCTCGCGATAAAGATTCCGGAGATCGCGACAGCAACCGACACCGCGACCAAGATCAACTCGATCGAAGCGGAAGTTTCGTGACCGTCTACGGAGGAGCCATTGGTAATCGCCCTCGAGATTTCTGTTACGGGGACGATAACGGGATCGAAGTATCGAGTGAGTATGTCGACGCCTCCGAAAAGAAAATGAGGCACTTCCAAAAATCCGGCAACCGCTGCGCCTATCGATAAAATCACAAGAGGAATCGTCATCACGAGCGGAGATTCGCGCAAGTGCGACTCCTTGTGGGAAGACACTCGAGATTCTCCATAGAACGCGAGATACGTCATGCGAAACATGTAGAACGCGGTTAAAAGCGCGGTTACGATTCCGAGTCCGTAAAAAAGAGCTCCGTAAGCATAACTCTTTTCTAATATTAGATCTTTGGAAAAGAATCCGCTAAAAGGGGGAATTCCTGAAATCGCGAACGACCCGACGAGGAACGTCAACCAAGTGATCTTCATCTGGTTTTTGAGTCCGCCCATATTGCGGAGATCCTGTTCGTGATGAAGCGCATAAATCACGGATCCGGACCCCAAAAAGAGAAGCGCCTTAAAAAACGCGTGCGTCATCAAGTGAAAGAGCCCCGCGACGTAAGCGCCCGCTCCCATCGCGACGAACATATATCCCAACTGAGATACGGTGGAATACGCCAAGACTTTCTTGATATCATTTTGAAAAAGTCCGATCGTCGCCGCAAAGAACGCTGTCACGGATCCTATAACCACGATCCAATGTCCTACCTGCGAAGCCAAAGTAAAGATCGGATTGAGTCTTGCGATCAAAAAGATTCCCGCGGTCACCATCGTCGCCGCGTGGATCAACGCGGAGACTGGAGTCGGTCCCGCCATCGCGTCCGGAAGCCAAACGTGTAACGGAAGCTGCGCCGACTTTCCGATCGCTCCGATAAAAAAACAAACCGCCGCTAACGGCAGTATATAACGAAAAGAATGTATTTCCCGAATCGATTCCGTGATTTGCGTAAAAGAAACGCTTCCCGTATACCAGAACACGAGTGCAATTCCGAGAAGCATTCCCAAATCTCCGATTCGGTTTACGATAAATGCTTTCATACCCGCGTTGGCGGCCGTTTCTTTGTGATAATCAAAGCCGATCAACAGATACGAACAAAGCCCCACTCCCTCCCATCCTAAGAAAAGAAGAATTAAGTTTTCTGCAAGTACCAGATTGAGCATCGCGAAAATAAACAGATTTAAATACGCAAAGTAACGCGCAAACCCAGGATCGTCCTTCATATAACCGATGCTGTAAAGATGGATGAGCGCCCCGATTCCGGTGATGATCAAAACCATATAGAGGGAAAGTTGATCGACTTGATACGCTATAGATACGTTTAGATCCCCCGTTTCAATCCAAGGCAGCACCGTTACGATTTCCGGAATCGTACGCTCCATCGGATGAAACTGAACAAAAGACAACAAGGCCAACGCGAAGGACAAGAACACGACTCCCGTCGAAACGATTCCGGTAAATCCTTTCAGCCATTTGCCGAAAATACCGGAGATCAAAAATCCAATCAACGGAAGAGCGACTAACGCAGGAATAAGATTTGCAATTTCCATGTTTTCTATTCCTACCATTTCATCAGATTCATTTCGTCAACGTAGCTCGTCTTTTTGATCCTATGAATCGCGATTACGATCGCAAGTCCGATCGCCGCTTCGGCGGCCGCGATCGCCATCACGAAAAACACCACCACTTCTCCGTCGACTTGATGGAGCGCCTTCGAAAACGTCACAAAGACTAGATTCACCGAATTCAGGATCAACTCCACCGACATAAAGATCAAAACCGCGCTTCTGCGTACCATCACTCCCGCGACTCCGATCGTAAAGATGATCATCGCAAGAATCAAAAAGTAGTGCATCGGAATTCCGGAGATCCAGAGGCTCATAACTTTCCTCCTTCCGTTTCTTTTCCCAAATTCTTTTTTCCGAGCACGACTGCGCCTAAAACGGCGGCGAGCAGCAATACGGAGATCAGTTCAAAAGGGAGAAGATATCGTAAAAACATAGCGCTTCCGACCACCGCGGTGTTTCCCTCGGCTTTCACCAGTGAAGGAGGCCTGATCGATAATCCTTTACTTTTATACTCCTCAGATTCCTTATACTCCAGCCGCCGAGGATGGATCGCAAAAGAATAATCCACAGATCTTCCGTCCTGAGTTTTCGTATATCCGATTCTCGGAGAACTTTCCGACGGAATTCCGTCCTGAACCGCCGTCACGAGTAGGATTCCGAGGAACATTACTAATCCCAAATATAACAATTTCTTAATTGGTTTTTCAAAGATGAAAAACTGGGGGGCGTCGTCTCGGAGAGACAAAAGCATCAATACGAACACGACCAAAACCATGATCGCCCCCGCATACACGAGAAGCTGCATCGTGGCGATAAAAACCGCGTTCATCACGGCGTAGATCGCGGCGAGCGAGAAAAAACTCAATACGAGCAGAACCGCGGCGGTGATCGCGTTCGGATGAAAGATCACTCCGAGAGAACTGAGTATCATCACCGAAGCGAACAAAAAAAACAGAAGTAGCTGAGGTTGTTCTGTAAATGGCATATTTCTTATATTCTTAAAATTGTATATAGAGGCTTGCGATCAGAATATTCAAAACCGCCCAAGGAATGAGTTTTTTCCATCCGAGGGACATAAGCTGATCGTAACGAAAACGGGGAAGAGTCCATCTCACCCACATAAACAAGAAGGCGAAAAACAACACCTTGCCCAAAAAGAAAAAAAGTCCGAATAACGGCTGTAATACGTGTCCTTCTAAAATTCCGAACGGAACCTGATAACCTCCGAAAAATAGAAGTGTCACCACACAACTCATCGTAATCATGTTCATGTATTCCGCGATAAAAAATAATGCGAACTTAAACGCACCGTATTCCGTGTGAAACCCGACAACGAGTTCCGACTCCGCTTCGGCCAAGTCGAAAGGAAGACGGTTCGTTTCGGCGAACATAGCGACCACAAACAGACAAAACGCGATGAATCCCGGAAGTTTAAAGATGTTCCAAAGTCCGGCTTGTGACGCGCTGATATCCGAAAGTTTCAAAGAGCCGGTAAGAATGACGATGGAAACCACGCTCATAGAAAGAGGAAGTTCGTAGCTAATCATCTGCGCCGTGGAGCGGATCGCGCCTAACAACGAATATTTGTTGTTACTCGCCCAACCCGCGATGATAATCCCGTAAACCGCAAGGGAAGAAATCGCAAACAAAAATAAAATTCCGGTATCCGGGTTAGCAATCTGCAAATCCAAAAAAGTAAGACCGGTCTTATCTTGAAGCCATTGTGGAAGAGGAATCTGACCGCCCAAGGGAACCACGGACCAGGCCATGATCGCGCAGGTCATGGAAATTGCGGGAGCGATCAAATACATGACCTTGTTCACTTGAGTCGGAAACACTTCCTCTTTGGTTAAAAACTTAATTCCGTCCGCAAGAGGTTGTAAAAGACCCCAAATCCCGGCGCGATTCGGACCCTTCCGATCCTGGATAAAACCTGCCACCTTTCTTTCCGCGAGCGTATAATACGCGCAGGCGGTGATCAAAATAAAAAAGAAAAGTCCGCTTTTCAAAAGCCAAAATAGAATTTCGTTCCAGTTCATGGAGTTCTTTGTCCTCCCGCCGCTTCGCCGACTCTATCTTCCTTTCTTCTTCTCGGATGATCGGGAACGGGCGTCGGTTTTTCTTTCAATCTTGCGTCAAACTCGGCGCGAAACTTTTGGATCGCGGGGCGCACCGCTCCCACACAAGCGTCGGAAAGAGGACAGATCGTAGTTCCGCCTTCCATATTTCTGGAAAGAGAAAGAATCAATTCGATGTCCTTGGTCGTTCCTTCTCCTTCTCGGATTTTATAAAGAATGTCCCGAACCCAGTGAGTTCCTTCGCGGCAAGGAGTACATTGACCGCAGGATTCGTGGGCGTAGAATCTCGCAAAACGATACGTGGTTTCCACGATGTCCGCGCCTTCCGCGAGAACGATGACCGCTCCCGAACCGAGCATGGTCTTGTGAGCCGCCATCGATTCGAAATCCATATTCGCGGTTTTGCATTCTTCCGCCGTCAAAATCGGAACCGAAGATCCGCCCGGAATGATCGCCTTGAGAGGTTTGTCGTCCACGATTCCTCCGCAAAGATCATTCACAAGTTCTAATAAAGGAGTTCCTAATTCGATTTCGTAAACGCCCGGACGTTTTACGTGACCCGACACGCTGAAAAGCCTCGTA
The nucleotide sequence above comes from Leptospira weilii. Encoded proteins:
- a CDS encoding NADH-quinone oxidoreductase subunit M — its product is MDFPPYILSIFLFLPLIGVPFLFLSNRVGWLRLISGSFTLVPFLIIVGLYFKYDPSNSALQFVDRIWGIVVSGNLRVDYHIGLDGFSLLLCGMSSLLFFLSTLATWSSITNRIREFYVYLMIVEMSVHGVFLSGNLVLFYIFWEAMVSPMVLMVGIWGEDQRVKAAIKYLIFSFTGSVLMLAGILILYFKTGTIVIEDLSTGLLPEIPKNIRLFMFFAFVLAFAIKVPLFPLHTWMPDVHSQAPTVGSVDLSGILLKIGLYGFVRLAIPLFPEEMLEYRELLGGLCIAGIIYGAVIAMAQENSKRVVAFSSLSHMSFCMLGILSFTEEGMAGGMLQMLNHGFTAGMLFFMLGMLHERIGNNDIAKAGGLSKLLPVFSVFFAIAIFSSLGVPGTNSFIGEFLIILGSIKANVVYGALAATGVVFAAGYLLLFAKRMLFGEPTKNLIDHHDLSLKEWIILIPTVVMIFWIGIYPKPFLKVLEPSVKVALNSVSAKVIQDRTASSFKETDLNGKTVDNARKYVSYRSLGEEPGCYEERLKEFPSKYALPASTRKYPINNSVQSDNHPRCSALIRKEKETSPEGDDEALK
- the nuoL gene encoding NADH-quinone oxidoreductase subunit L, with product MEIANLIPALVALPLIGFLISGIFGKWLKGFTGIVSTGVVFLSFALALLSFVQFHPMERTIPEIVTVLPWIETGDLNVSIAYQVDQLSLYMVLIITGIGALIHLYSIGYMKDDPGFARYFAYLNLFIFAMLNLVLAENLILLFLGWEGVGLCSYLLIGFDYHKETAANAGMKAFIVNRIGDLGMLLGIALVFWYTGSVSFTQITESIREIHSFRYILPLAAVCFFIGAIGKSAQLPLHVWLPDAMAGPTPVSALIHAATMVTAGIFLIARLNPIFTLASQVGHWIVVIGSVTAFFAATIGLFQNDIKKVLAYSTVSQLGYMFVAMGAGAYVAGLFHLMTHAFFKALLFLGSGSVIYALHHEQDLRNMGGLKNQMKITWLTFLVGSFAISGIPPFSGFFSKDLILEKSYAYGALFYGLGIVTALLTAFYMFRMTYLAFYGESRVSSHKESHLRESPLVMTIPLVILSIGAAVAGFLEVPHFLFGGVDILTRYFDPVIVPVTEISRAITNGSSVDGHETSASIELILVAVSVAVAISGIFIARTIFLTGKRLPEAEESHTGVKRIFSQKYYIDEFYKNFIADPILLLGKFLADHVERNFLDLILRGTGRFAVAISLVLRRVQTGIVVDYAILIVLGTVVILSFFLMRGL
- the nuoK gene encoding NADH-quinone oxidoreductase subunit NuoK — protein: MSLWISGIPMHYFLILAMIIFTIGVAGVMVRRSAVLIFMSVELILNSVNLVFVTFSKALHQVDGEVVVFFVMAIAAAEAAIGLAIVIAIHRIKKTSYVDEMNLMKW
- a CDS encoding NADH-quinone oxidoreductase subunit J translates to MPFTEQPQLLLFFLFASVMILSSLGVIFHPNAITAAVLLVLSFFSLAAIYAVMNAVFIATMQLLVYAGAIMVLVVFVLMLLSLRDDAPQFFIFEKPIKKLLYLGLVMFLGILLVTAVQDGIPSESSPRIGYTKTQDGRSVDYSFAIHPRRLEYKESEEYKSKGLSIRPPSLVKAEGNTAVVGSAMFLRYLLPFELISVLLLAAVLGAVVLGKKNLGKETEGGKL
- the nuoH gene encoding NADH-quinone oxidoreductase subunit NuoH; this encodes MNWNEILFWLLKSGLFFFILITACAYYTLAERKVAGFIQDRKGPNRAGIWGLLQPLADGIKFLTKEEVFPTQVNKVMYLIAPAISMTCAIMAWSVVPLGGQIPLPQWLQDKTGLTFLDLQIANPDTGILFLFAISSLAVYGIIIAGWASNNKYSLLGAIRSTAQMISYELPLSMSVVSIVILTGSLKLSDISASQAGLWNIFKLPGFIAFCLFVVAMFAETNRLPFDLAEAESELVVGFHTEYGAFKFALFFIAEYMNMITMSCVVTLLFFGGYQVPFGILEGHVLQPLFGLFFFLGKVLFFAFLFMWVRWTLPRFRYDQLMSLGWKKLIPWAVLNILIASLYIQF